A region of Selenomonadales bacterium 4137-cl DNA encodes the following proteins:
- a CDS encoding NlpC/P60 family protein: MRIFRRCLVLCCLFLSVTTVAFAAATFEEGDWGPDVAQIQTTLGTLGYDAGPADGEFGSATKAAVKAFQKDRGLDADGVVGPATYRAMMGRDIPVSRDGASAATRKIIQAALRYLGVPYVFGGNTPDGFDCSGFTRYVFARGGFGLPRMADEQYALGRSVSKAQLRPGDLVFFTTYTDGASHVGIYLGEGKFISATSSRGVAIDRMADSYWGPRYIGARRV, from the coding sequence ATGCGGATATTCCGGCGATGCCTTGTTTTATGTTGCTTGTTTTTATCCGTGACCACAGTCGCTTTTGCCGCCGCTACCTTTGAGGAGGGCGACTGGGGACCGGATGTCGCTCAGATCCAGACCACGCTAGGCACCCTTGGCTATGACGCCGGACCTGCCGACGGCGAATTCGGCTCGGCGACGAAGGCGGCCGTGAAGGCGTTTCAGAAAGACCGCGGCCTTGACGCGGACGGCGTCGTCGGTCCCGCTACCTACCGGGCGATGATGGGCCGCGATATACCCGTAAGCCGCGACGGCGCGTCGGCAGCGACGAGAAAGATTATCCAGGCCGCACTCCGTTATCTCGGGGTGCCGTATGTGTTTGGCGGCAACACGCCCGACGGGTTCGACTGCTCGGGTTTTACCCGCTATGTTTTCGCCCGCGGCGGCTTTGGCCTTCCCCGCATGGCGGATGAGCAGTACGCTCTGGGCCGCTCGGTGTCCAAGGCTCAGCTAAGGCCGGGCGATCTGGTGTTTTTCACCACTTACACGGACGGCGCCTCCCATGTAGGCATTTACCTCGGTGAGGGCAAGTTCATCAGCGCCACTTCCAGCCGCGGGGTTGCGATCGACCGGATGGCGGACAGCTACTGGGGGCCCCGCTATATCGGCGCACGCAGAGTTTAG
- a CDS encoding metal ABC transporter permease: MDFLSYDFMQRAMAAGLITAVVCPLIGMFVVVRRQALIGDGLGHIAFAGVMGGYLLGVYPTAAAAAVTMLGAGAVEFIRHRHAHHADTALAIMFYTGIALAVIFSSMARTPGTNLLGVLFGSILTVTGQDLILIVACGLVVAAAVGAFFDRLALVAFDEETAHVAGINTSLVGILLSVLTALVVVVGMRVVGILLVSALMVVPVAAAHLLRRGFRATLAWAVAFSVFAVAGGLALSFYLDIAPGGTIVITAVAVYIAVLLTSGRSVGTGAVRRCSGAAVSAGNEQGDK; this comes from the coding sequence ATGGACTTTTTAAGCTATGACTTCATGCAGCGGGCCATGGCCGCCGGGCTTATCACGGCAGTCGTCTGCCCGCTCATCGGCATGTTCGTGGTCGTCCGCCGCCAGGCCCTTATCGGTGACGGCCTGGGCCATATTGCCTTCGCCGGCGTGATGGGCGGTTATCTCCTTGGCGTCTATCCCACCGCCGCGGCTGCGGCCGTCACCATGCTCGGCGCTGGCGCCGTGGAATTCATCCGCCACCGCCACGCCCATCATGCCGACACCGCCCTCGCCATCATGTTCTATACCGGCATCGCCCTGGCCGTCATTTTCAGCAGCATGGCCCGCACCCCCGGAACCAACCTTCTCGGCGTACTGTTCGGCAGCATCCTCACCGTAACCGGCCAGGACCTTATCCTCATCGTTGCTTGCGGCCTGGTGGTGGCTGCGGCCGTCGGGGCCTTTTTCGACCGGCTCGCCCTCGTGGCGTTCGACGAAGAAACCGCCCATGTCGCGGGCATCAACACCTCGCTTGTCGGCATTCTCCTCAGCGTTCTGACCGCCCTCGTCGTCGTCGTCGGCATGAGGGTAGTGGGTATTTTGCTCGTCAGCGCTCTCATGGTCGTTCCGGTGGCGGCCGCCCATCTTCTGCGGCGCGGTTTCCGGGCGACGCTGGCCTGGGCGGTGGCTTTCTCCGTCTTCGCCGTGGCCGGCGGCCTTGCGCTGTCCTTTTACCTCGACATCGCCCCCGGCGGCACCATCGTCATAACCGCCGTTGCCGTCTATATTGCCGTTCTCCTGACTTCTGGCCGTAGCGTAGGGACCGGCGCGGTCCGGCGGTGTTCAGGCGCCGCCGTTTCGGCCGGGAACGAGCAGGGCGACAAGTGA
- a CDS encoding LysR family transcriptional regulator produces the protein MQLGQFDLFCQVARVKSFSKAAKLLHISQPAISAQIHSMEEFYGIKLFERTPHGVTLTPAGTVLFDYAKQILELHEDLERKLTGMADEKNQKLVVGATPTVGGHALACGIWTFKDKYPDLQINLEIDNPQEIVTKIYDKDVDLAIVECPVRNFKGLTVKNVFTDELVAIVPNNAHWAGRTTVTLDELLKNRLILREEGSELHLLLDEALRPLNLRFADLKPSTSISSASAIKTAVENGHGVSIGLRLTVQKELRHGNILALTIENVDPRVEYNLVYRDDDLTGVAKRFIRFITSPGELEVC, from the coding sequence ATGCAACTAGGGCAATTTGACCTGTTTTGCCAGGTGGCGCGCGTCAAAAGCTTTTCCAAAGCAGCAAAACTGCTTCATATTTCCCAGCCGGCGATCAGCGCCCAGATTCATTCCATGGAAGAGTTCTACGGCATCAAGCTGTTCGAGCGGACCCCCCACGGCGTTACGCTTACGCCGGCGGGCACAGTGCTGTTCGACTACGCCAAACAGATCCTCGAACTGCACGAAGACCTGGAACGCAAACTCACCGGCATGGCCGACGAAAAGAACCAGAAGCTCGTCGTCGGCGCCACGCCCACCGTCGGCGGCCACGCCCTCGCCTGCGGCATCTGGACCTTCAAGGACAAGTATCCCGACCTGCAGATCAACCTGGAGATCGACAATCCCCAGGAAATCGTCACCAAGATATACGACAAGGACGTCGATCTGGCCATCGTCGAGTGCCCCGTCCGCAACTTCAAGGGGCTGACCGTCAAGAACGTGTTCACCGACGAGCTTGTGGCCATCGTCCCCAACAACGCCCACTGGGCGGGCCGGACCACCGTCACGCTCGACGAGCTGCTCAAAAACCGGCTGATTCTCCGCGAGGAAGGGTCGGAGCTCCACCTGCTCCTCGACGAAGCGCTCAGGCCGCTCAACCTGCGCTTCGCGGACCTCAAGCCGAGCACTTCCATCTCGAGCGCCAGCGCCATCAAGACGGCGGTCGAAAACGGCCACGGCGTATCGATCGGCCTCAGGCTGACCGTGCAAAAGGAACTGCGCCACGGCAATATCCTCGCCCTGACGATCGAGAATGTCGACCCGCGCGTGGAATACAACCTCGTCTACCGCGACGACGACCTGACCGGCGTCGCCAAGCGCTTCATCCGCTTCATCACCTCGCCGGGCGAGCTGGAAGTCTGCTAG
- a CDS encoding prepilin-type N-terminal cleavage/methylation domain-containing protein encodes MDNKRERGFTLIELVIGIAIMALVGAAVFGVLSSSLRAYQYGSSDEHSFNQVRSTLSAIATELRYDAEVNAPAAGATDEKISYTKNGEAHSIELGTALEAGNVVIVTPGDRILYGNGLIQAATFIRDAAEPRRITVTVTAAQITGGVTAAITLTMVVWTGSI; translated from the coding sequence ATGGATAATAAGCGAGAGCGCGGGTTTACCCTGATAGAGCTGGTCATCGGCATAGCGATCATGGCTCTTGTCGGGGCGGCGGTGTTCGGCGTCCTGTCTTCTTCCTTGCGGGCCTATCAGTACGGTTCCAGCGACGAGCACAGCTTTAACCAGGTGCGCAGCACTCTGAGCGCCATCGCGACCGAACTCCGCTACGATGCGGAAGTAAATGCGCCGGCGGCGGGCGCCACCGATGAAAAAATCAGCTATACCAAGAACGGTGAGGCGCACTCCATAGAACTCGGCACCGCTTTGGAGGCAGGCAACGTGGTCATCGTCACGCCCGGGGACAGGATACTGTACGGCAACGGCCTCATCCAGGCCGCCACTTTCATCCGCGACGCCGCTGAGCCCAGGCGGATAACCGTTACGGTGACGGCGGCGCAGATCACCGGCGGCGTTACGGCCGCCATCACCCTGACTATGGTCGTCTGGACCGGATCGATCTGA
- a CDS encoding Na/Pi symporter, giving the protein MYFFLSVAGGLGLLVGGLLVMRAGLRRVFSPALAGLLGRLTMTPWRGLLAGAAGAALMQSSTALTLMTVGLVSAECLSFRQGLGLVLGANIGTCSTVGLLALDPPRQALVPLLAASVLAAVLSRRLRSGALALSGMAAMLTGVQLLSGALAGLSEADTVVRWLAAAGCNPVAGIGGGVLLTFLFQSSSAATGLLMALAGEGTIGLTAAAYGVYGNNIGSCLSSLIVGAAAPLAAKRVAMAHILLNLAGVLVFLPFTALFVQAASLVADDFSARVAAMHTLFNLVSSLAVLPFAGAFASLVALLVPGRNGGA; this is encoded by the coding sequence ATGTACTTTTTCTTATCCGTCGCCGGCGGGCTCGGTCTGCTGGTAGGCGGCCTCCTGGTGATGAGGGCCGGCCTGCGGCGCGTCTTCTCCCCCGCCCTTGCCGGCCTGCTCGGCCGGCTGACGATGACGCCATGGCGCGGTCTGCTGGCGGGGGCCGCCGGCGCGGCCCTGATGCAGAGCAGCACCGCGCTCACCCTCATGACCGTGGGGCTGGTAAGCGCCGAGTGCCTGTCTTTTCGGCAGGGGCTCGGCCTGGTGCTGGGAGCCAACATCGGCACCTGTTCGACCGTCGGCCTCCTGGCGCTCGACCCGCCCCGGCAGGCGTTGGTGCCGCTCTTGGCGGCATCCGTGCTGGCGGCCGTCCTGTCCCGGCGCCTGCGCTCCGGGGCCCTGGCCCTGTCGGGCATGGCAGCGATGCTGACCGGCGTGCAGCTGCTGTCGGGAGCGCTGGCCGGGCTGTCTGAGGCCGATACCGTCGTCCGGTGGCTGGCGGCCGCAGGATGCAACCCGGTCGCCGGCATCGGCGGCGGCGTCCTGCTCACGTTCCTGTTCCAGTCGAGCAGCGCGGCCACCGGCCTGCTGATGGCGCTAGCCGGCGAGGGGACGATCGGTCTGACGGCCGCCGCTTACGGCGTTTACGGCAACAACATCGGCTCGTGCCTGTCGTCGCTGATCGTGGGCGCGGCCGCGCCGCTGGCGGCCAAACGCGTCGCCATGGCCCATATCCTGCTGAACCTGGCGGGAGTGCTGGTATTCCTGCCGTTCACCGCTCTGTTCGTGCAAGCCGCCTCCCTGGTGGCCGACGATTTTTCCGCCCGGGTGGCGGCGATGCATACCCTGTTCAATCTCGTTTCCTCGCTGGCCGTCCTTCCTTTCGCGGGCGCTTTCGCCTCACTTGTCGCCCTGCTCGTTCCCGGCCGAAACGGCGGCGCCTGA
- a CDS encoding ABC transporter ATP-binding protein, with protein sequence MFRFYWEKFVVPFWLLTAIAVACFVIASAAGLAAPVIIKFLIDDALENTDFTHLNLIVGSIVVLYLIRAVFYFLYGYNMAKAGSTMIARMRAAMFARLHSLDYSYFVNTSTGNIVSYFTNDLLLIQQAVTVGVPDLVVESLNLLAIIVIMVYFNWELALVTFITLPFIVVAISHFNRKIAELGGLLEHTMAKMTSLLHQAILSTMIVQSYVREDYEYGKFRHQIHEAAQDYFHVQRLNALLIPLVEFLAAIGLTIIIWFGGREVINGDLTIGGMFAFLVYIINVPAPVRKITQAFSSMKMGAVAWERIRDLDRQPHTVVDGRLDLDKSSGRVEFRDVSFRYSSGVDVLKNISLTAEPGDVIAVVGPSGAGKSSFANLLLRFYDPDAGAIYLDGVDIRSLKINALRHQIGFIQQNPVLFNASILENIRYGRPTATYSQVEHAARLTNAHDFIKELPRGYDTPVGEQGANLSGGQRQRIALARAIILEPAILLLDEPTAALDGHAEKQVMAAIRNVSQGRTTFIITHNLSTLLASDKVVYLSGGQIAERGTHAELIARGGVYARAVDRGELGIKG encoded by the coding sequence ATGTTCCGCTTTTACTGGGAAAAATTCGTCGTTCCGTTCTGGCTGCTGACGGCAATCGCTGTGGCCTGTTTCGTCATTGCCTCGGCAGCAGGACTGGCGGCCCCTGTCATAATCAAGTTTCTCATCGACGATGCCCTTGAGAACACCGACTTTACGCATCTCAACCTCATCGTCGGCAGCATCGTCGTCCTCTATCTGATCAGGGCGGTCTTCTATTTTCTTTACGGCTACAACATGGCCAAAGCCGGCAGTACCATGATCGCCCGCATGCGCGCTGCCATGTTTGCGCGCCTGCATTCGCTCGACTACAGTTATTTCGTAAACACCTCCACAGGCAACATCGTCTCATATTTCACCAACGACCTGCTGCTCATCCAGCAGGCCGTAACTGTCGGCGTACCCGATCTGGTCGTCGAATCGCTCAACCTGTTGGCCATCATCGTCATCATGGTTTACTTCAATTGGGAGTTGGCCCTGGTGACCTTCATCACTCTGCCGTTCATCGTCGTTGCCATCAGCCACTTTAACCGCAAGATCGCTGAACTCGGCGGCCTGCTGGAACATACGATGGCGAAGATGACCAGCCTGCTGCACCAGGCGATATTGTCGACGATGATAGTCCAGAGCTATGTGCGCGAGGATTACGAGTACGGAAAATTCCGCCATCAGATCCATGAAGCCGCGCAGGACTACTTCCATGTCCAGCGCCTCAACGCACTGCTGATCCCCCTGGTCGAGTTCCTCGCCGCCATCGGCCTCACCATCATCATCTGGTTCGGCGGCCGGGAGGTTATCAACGGCGACCTGACCATCGGCGGCATGTTCGCCTTTCTCGTCTATATCATCAACGTGCCGGCGCCGGTGCGGAAAATCACCCAGGCGTTCTCCAGCATGAAGATGGGGGCGGTTGCCTGGGAGCGCATCCGCGACCTCGACCGCCAGCCCCACACCGTCGTCGACGGACGCCTCGACCTGGACAAGTCCTCCGGACGGGTGGAGTTCAGGGACGTATCTTTCCGCTATTCTTCCGGCGTCGATGTACTCAAGAATATCAGCCTGACAGCCGAGCCCGGCGACGTTATCGCCGTCGTCGGCCCGAGCGGCGCCGGTAAATCCTCGTTCGCCAACCTGCTCTTGCGTTTTTACGACCCCGACGCCGGGGCCATCTACCTCGACGGCGTCGACATCCGCAGCCTCAAAATCAACGCCCTGCGCCACCAGATAGGGTTCATCCAGCAAAATCCCGTCCTGTTCAACGCCAGCATCCTCGAAAATATCCGCTACGGCCGGCCGACGGCGACTTACAGCCAGGTGGAACATGCCGCCCGCCTGACCAACGCCCACGATTTCATCAAGGAGCTGCCGCGCGGCTACGATACACCGGTAGGGGAGCAGGGCGCCAACCTGTCCGGCGGCCAGCGTCAGCGGATCGCGCTGGCGAGGGCCATCATCCTCGAGCCGGCGATCCTGCTGCTCGACGAGCCGACCGCCGCCCTCGACGGCCATGCCGAAAAACAGGTTATGGCCGCTATCCGCAACGTCAGCCAGGGTCGCACGACCTTCATCATCACCCATAACTTGTCCACCCTGCTGGCGTCCGATAAGGTTGTCTACCTGTCGGGCGGCCAGATCGCCGAGCGTGGCACCCACGCCGAGCTTATCGCCCGGGGCGGCGTTTACGCCCGGGCGGTCGACAGGGGCGAGCTGGGAATCAAAGGCTGA
- the yyaC gene encoding spore protease YyaC, producing MGKADDKLIVNLREGEIVARLAGHCWRLLNRQEGIAIRPIIALCIGSDRYTGDALGPLVGSHLEEYGACTVYGSLDHPVHAGNLVETVGMITARHPHAIIVAVDACLGRAGEIGNIEAWEGGIEAGIAVGNRLPCVGHVSIVGVVNAGGHLGYLDLQNTPLAVVVKLSRVIGEALADVLGRMAARDAAAVVSRVSGGTGGPTSGRE from the coding sequence ATGGGCAAAGCGGACGACAAGCTGATTGTCAACCTTAGGGAGGGCGAAATCGTCGCCAGGCTGGCCGGGCATTGCTGGCGTCTGCTGAACAGGCAGGAAGGCATCGCCATAAGGCCGATCATTGCGCTGTGCATCGGGTCCGACCGCTACACCGGCGACGCCCTCGGGCCGCTGGTGGGCAGCCATCTGGAAGAATACGGCGCCTGCACCGTTTACGGCAGCCTCGACCACCCGGTGCACGCCGGCAACCTGGTGGAGACCGTGGGCATGATAACCGCCCGTCATCCCCACGCGATCATCGTCGCTGTCGACGCTTGCCTGGGCCGGGCGGGGGAAATAGGCAACATCGAAGCATGGGAAGGCGGCATCGAAGCAGGCATCGCCGTAGGCAACCGCCTGCCCTGCGTAGGCCATGTTTCCATCGTTGGCGTCGTCAATGCCGGCGGCCATCTGGGCTATCTCGATCTCCAGAACACCCCGCTGGCCGTGGTGGTAAAACTAAGCCGGGTCATCGGCGAAGCGCTCGCCGATGTGCTCGGCCGCATGGCCGCCAGGGACGCCGCCGCCGTCGTCAGCCGGGTCAGCGGGGGAACAGGCGGTCCCACATCAGGTAGAGAATGA
- a CDS encoding recombinase family protein gives MQQRKDLEPACLYLRKSREDREAEARGEKETLEKHRKTLYKLAKDYNVNITGVFPEVESGEFIIHRPEMVKLLREISEGKWRSVWVMEIDRLGRGDMEDQGYIQKTFKQSGTLIVTPRKIYDLNDEMDEEYTEFEQFMARKEFKIINRRLQRGRKEAASEGFYLGARPPYGYNVEKTTKGRILVPHPEQAPVVKLIFDLYVSGMGGHKIAAELNRLGHSTYSGKPWESSSVLFVIKNEVYSGRIQWRKKEEKKSLDPGKKQTVRTRPRQEWIDVQGRHEPLVAPETFAKAQEILRGRYHVPYQLNGLVNPLAGFIRCDMCGGAMVLRTYRKQQPHLICYNTKCRNKSTRFEYVEERMVEGLAAWLHKYRMEWDAHKQPEATDTIATVKEQTLKSLNKELQEMEKQKSSLHDFLERGIYDEQTFLDRAHVVSQRISDTQTAIAETEKVLIMEQKRRRVRREIIPKVEQALKLYRKSTDPAAKNDLLRSVLDYAIYRKERWQEKDDFTLVLYPKLTE, from the coding sequence ATGCAGCAGCGCAAAGACTTAGAACCAGCTTGCCTATATCTTCGCAAATCCAGGGAAGACCGCGAAGCCGAAGCTCGCGGCGAAAAGGAAACCCTGGAGAAGCATCGCAAGACCCTTTACAAGCTGGCCAAGGATTATAACGTCAACATAACTGGCGTTTTCCCCGAAGTGGAAAGCGGCGAATTCATCATCCACCGGCCGGAAATGGTGAAGCTTCTCCGCGAGATCAGCGAGGGCAAATGGCGCTCGGTATGGGTAATGGAAATCGACCGGCTCGGCCGCGGCGACATGGAAGACCAGGGCTATATCCAGAAAACGTTTAAGCAGTCCGGCACATTGATCGTCACGCCGAGGAAGATATACGACCTCAATGACGAGATGGACGAAGAGTATACTGAGTTCGAGCAATTCATGGCCCGAAAGGAATTCAAGATCATCAACCGCCGGCTGCAGCGCGGGAGAAAGGAAGCCGCCTCCGAAGGGTTTTATCTCGGCGCCCGGCCGCCGTATGGGTACAACGTCGAGAAAACAACAAAGGGTAGGATCTTGGTCCCCCACCCCGAACAGGCGCCGGTGGTCAAACTTATCTTCGACCTCTATGTCAGCGGGATGGGCGGACACAAAATCGCTGCCGAGCTGAACCGCCTCGGACACTCCACCTATTCCGGCAAGCCGTGGGAATCGTCATCTGTGCTGTTCGTAATCAAAAATGAAGTGTACTCCGGCCGGATCCAGTGGCGCAAGAAAGAGGAGAAAAAGTCTCTCGACCCGGGTAAGAAGCAAACGGTACGCACCCGCCCCCGGCAGGAGTGGATAGACGTGCAGGGGCGGCACGAGCCTCTGGTTGCCCCTGAGACGTTCGCAAAGGCACAGGAGATACTGAGGGGCCGGTATCATGTTCCTTATCAACTGAACGGGCTTGTGAATCCACTGGCCGGGTTTATCAGGTGCGATATGTGCGGCGGAGCGATGGTGCTGAGGACGTACCGTAAGCAGCAGCCCCATCTCATCTGCTATAATACGAAATGCCGAAACAAGAGCACCCGGTTCGAGTATGTCGAGGAGCGGATGGTCGAGGGGCTGGCAGCCTGGCTTCATAAGTATCGGATGGAATGGGACGCACATAAGCAGCCGGAGGCCACTGATACGATAGCGACCGTAAAGGAACAGACGCTAAAGAGCCTAAATAAGGAACTGCAGGAGATGGAGAAGCAGAAGAGCAGCCTGCACGATTTCCTTGAGCGCGGCATCTATGACGAGCAGACTTTCCTCGATCGCGCCCATGTCGTCTCACAGCGGATCTCGGACACCCAAACCGCCATTGCCGAGACGGAGAAGGTGCTGATAATGGAGCAGAAGCGCCGGCGGGTGCGGCGCGAGATTATCCCCAAAGTGGAGCAGGCCCTGAAGCTATATAGAAAAAGCACCGACCCGGCGGCAAAGAATGACCTGCTCAGATCGGTGCTCGATTATGCGATTTATCGAAAAGAACGCTGGCAAGAAAAAGACGATTTTACCCTGGTTTTATACCCAAAGCTCACTGAATGA
- a CDS encoding metal ABC transporter ATP-binding protein — translation MYDIRLTDVSFSYGDNPVLRGLSMAVAAGEFLAVVGPNGAGKSTMLKLVAGLLRPDCGEVTVAGRTVDEARAAGDIGYVPQNFARNIADFPATVAEIVSLGLVSGRKKKLSREAARHIVDHMLAMVDLKDMRNRRVDELSGGQQQRVMVARALAGNPSLLLLDEPTSGVDYDTSTKIYGLLGQLNQSLGITVVAVSHDIEKVTRWAGRVACINKGLCFLGDCAEFRRVHAQEPHLLYYSS, via the coding sequence GTGTACGATATCAGGCTCACCGACGTCTCATTCTCATACGGTGACAACCCCGTCCTCCGCGGTTTATCAATGGCGGTCGCCGCCGGCGAGTTTCTGGCCGTCGTCGGACCGAACGGGGCGGGCAAGAGCACGATGCTTAAACTGGTGGCCGGCCTCCTCCGGCCGGACTGCGGCGAGGTGACGGTCGCCGGCCGGACGGTCGATGAGGCCCGCGCCGCTGGCGACATCGGTTATGTTCCCCAGAATTTCGCCCGCAACATCGCCGATTTTCCGGCCACTGTCGCCGAAATCGTCTCCCTCGGCCTGGTATCCGGCCGAAAAAAGAAGCTGTCCCGTGAAGCGGCCCGCCATATCGTCGATCACATGCTGGCGATGGTGGACCTGAAAGATATGCGGAACCGGCGGGTCGACGAGCTTTCCGGCGGCCAGCAGCAGCGGGTCATGGTCGCCAGGGCGCTGGCCGGCAATCCAAGCCTGCTGCTGCTCGACGAACCCACCAGCGGCGTCGATTACGACACGAGCACGAAGATATACGGCCTCCTGGGCCAGCTCAACCAGAGCCTGGGGATAACCGTCGTCGCCGTGTCCCACGATATCGAAAAGGTCACGCGTTGGGCGGGCAGGGTGGCATGCATCAACAAAGGCCTGTGCTTTCTGGGCGACTGCGCAGAGTTCCGCCGCGTCCACGCCCAGGAACCGCACCTGTTGTATTATTCGAGTTGA
- a CDS encoding response regulator transcription factor produces the protein MDGMAFLKEFRGLGFQTPVLILTARDAPTERVEGLDTGADDYLVKPFFTEELLARLRALTRRKGKDLVGDAISVDGLTLKPLLGEATKGEETIRLTVKESLLLELLMRNHGQVVPKQRIMEKVWGYNVETDIASVDLYIYYLRKKLRIPNIKTVRGVGYYFHG, from the coding sequence ATGGACGGCATGGCCTTCCTGAAGGAATTCCGCGGTCTTGGTTTTCAGACCCCCGTCCTCATCCTGACCGCGAGAGACGCTCCCACAGAGCGGGTGGAAGGCCTGGATACCGGCGCCGACGACTATCTGGTCAAGCCCTTCTTCACCGAAGAGCTGCTGGCCAGGCTGCGCGCCCTGACGAGAAGAAAAGGCAAGGATCTGGTGGGGGACGCCATTTCTGTCGACGGTCTGACGCTCAAGCCGCTGCTGGGTGAAGCCACCAAAGGCGAGGAAACCATTCGCCTGACCGTCAAGGAATCGCTGCTGCTCGAGCTGCTCATGCGCAACCACGGCCAGGTTGTCCCCAAGCAGCGGATCATGGAAAAAGTCTGGGGCTACAACGTCGAAACCGACATCGCCAGCGTCGACCTTTACATCTACTACCTGCGTAAAAAGCTCAGGATACCCAACATCAAGACGGTACGAGGGGTAGGCTACTATTTTCATGGGTAA
- a CDS encoding HD domain-containing protein: MTTNRNELLQILRQHVKSEVLLKHSLATEIAMRAYAAKFGQDADYWGAVGLLHDIDFDKFPDEHPHHAREILAAHGFDDQFITDVESHGREWAGERTLLQKTLLALDELTGFIIACALVRPDKSLENVEVKSVLKKMKDKAFARAVSRETITEGAAAMGVDFAEHVAFVTKALAEANGKCELPLVG; the protein is encoded by the coding sequence ATGACGACCAACCGTAACGAACTGCTGCAGATCCTCCGCCAGCACGTCAAAAGCGAGGTGCTCCTCAAGCACTCCCTGGCGACCGAGATCGCCATGCGGGCCTACGCCGCCAAGTTCGGCCAGGATGCCGACTACTGGGGCGCGGTCGGCCTGCTCCACGATATCGACTTCGACAAGTTCCCCGACGAGCACCCCCATCACGCCCGCGAGATCCTCGCCGCCCACGGCTTCGACGACCAGTTCATCACCGATGTCGAGTCCCACGGCCGCGAGTGGGCGGGTGAGCGTACCCTGCTGCAAAAGACACTGCTGGCCCTCGACGAATTGACCGGCTTCATCATCGCCTGTGCCCTCGTCCGGCCCGACAAAAGCCTCGAAAACGTCGAGGTCAAGTCGGTGCTGAAGAAGATGAAAGACAAAGCCTTCGCCCGCGCCGTCAGCCGCGAGACGATCACCGAAGGCGCGGCCGCCATGGGCGTCGACTTCGCCGAGCACGTCGCCTTCGTCACCAAGGCCCTCGCAGAGGCCAACGGCAAGTGCGAACTGCCGCTGGTAGGATAA
- a CDS encoding sulfurtransferase TusA family protein, with translation MMAMHYLDMLGETCPHPLLMAQAKLETMASGDCLVIESDFSRSVRNILAWADKNGHRFDVEEVEKGVWQVKIIK, from the coding sequence ATGATGGCGATGCATTATCTCGATATGCTGGGGGAAACCTGCCCGCACCCCCTGCTCATGGCGCAGGCTAAGCTGGAGACGATGGCCAGCGGCGACTGCCTGGTGATCGAATCCGACTTCAGCCGTTCGGTCCGCAATATCCTGGCCTGGGCCGACAAGAACGGCCACCGCTTCGATGTCGAGGAAGTGGAGAAGGGCGTCTGGCAGGTCAAGATCATAAAATAA